In Stenotrophomonas bentonitica, the genomic stretch AGATGGTGCGGTCTTCCTCGATCTCGATGATCAGCTCGGTGTCGGCCAGCCGTACACGGTCGCCCTTGGTCGGGCCATAAAGATTCGCATAGGCGTCGCGGGTGATGGTAACCATATGCCTGCCCCTACAGTTTGCCCATGATCAAGCCGTTGAACCCATAGACCTCGCGCGCTCCAGCGAGCGCCACAAGCTCCACCGTGCGGTCCTGGCCCGGCTCGAAACGTACTGCGGTGCCGGCAGGGATGTTCAGACGGAAGCCGCGGGCCTGGTCGCGATCGAACAGCAGTGCCGTGTTGGTTTCGAAGAAGTGGTAATGCGAGCCGACCTGGATGGGACGGTCGCCGGAATTGCTCACCTGCAGGCTGCGGCGTTCGCGTCCCTGGTTGAGCTCGATCGATCCTTCTTCGATGAAATACTCTCCGGGAATCATGGCAGGCACCTCACGGGATCGGATTGTGGACGGTGACCAGCTTGGTGCCGTCCGGGAACGTGGCTTCCACCTGGATGTCGTGGATCATCTCCGCCACGCCTTCCATCACATCGCTGCGGGTCAGCAGCGTGGCGCCATACGACATCAGGTCGGCTACGGTCCTGCCGTCACGCGCGCCCTCCACCACCGCTGCGGAAATCAATGCCACCGCTTCGGGGTAGTTGAGCTTCACGCCCCGCGCCTTGCGTCGTTCGGCGACCAACGCCGCAGTGAACAGCAGCAGCTTGTCTTTTTCACGTGGCAACAGGTCCATGGCTCTGCTCTCGTTGGTTGTCTCAGGTCGCCCAGATGCGCGGTGCGACGCCGCCCTTGCCGATACCGCCCTCGCGCAGCACGTGCCACGCCCTGCGGAACAGCGACTTGGCCTGCGACATGTGGTCGCCCAGATAACGGCAGACCACCACGCGCTCCAGCGCGCTCACCGAGAACACATGCTGCGCGTCCTCGCCGAGTGTGTCGCGGACACGCGCGGCCGCGTCTTCAATGGACGGTCCGGCGTACACCAGCGTGCCCATGATCGGTTGGCCTGCCAGCACGAAGGGCTGGTCTTTCACCGCCTCCGGCCCTGACACGCAGAAGCGTTCGAACCAGATCGGTTCGCCGTCGCGCACGATCTCCACGCACTGCCGGAACGTGCCTGCGCCGAAACGTTCGCCCGCAGCTGGCCGTCCGAAACTTACGAAGTCCCAGCCGATATACACGGCATCAGCCGCGAGCACGGCCTGGGTCTTCATGGAGGCGGTGGCACCGGCGAACACGATGGTCTCCTGGGGAAGGTACTCACAGACCGCTCCAGCGGCGACGTCGATGCGAACCTGCTGCATGCTGGTCCGTTCTTCGCTGCGGTAGAACTTGGTTGCGCCCGGTGTAGTGAGCACCGTCCGCGCCTGCTCGGCCAGGTGGCAGTCGATCACCAGCTGGTCGCCACCGGCAATGCCACCGGGTGGGTGCAGTATGTACACATGTGCGGATCCGTCGGTTTCTGGATAGAACGCGCGCTGCACAGCCAGTGGCCCAACATGCTGGCGTCGCATGAGGCGGGTCTTGCCTTCCTGGTGCTCGAACCACAGCTCAAGCTTGCCACGCCAATCGTTCGCAGCCATCAAGGACTCCCTGTGACTTGCAGGCCAACGACGCATTCGAACCAACTGCGCTAGAGTAGATTCATTGGACACCCGTCATGTTCAGCCGGAGTGAAAGATGCTTAAGGCCATCGCGGTAGAAGACGGTTCCATCGAACCCGGCTGGTTGCCCCGCGTTTCACTGGGCACGCTGGTGCTGAGTTACGACGAACGGCATGTGCGCCGGCGCGCGCTCTCACTGCCGAGCGGCGAGAAGATACTGCTGGACCTGCCTGAACCGGTGGTGCTCGCATCCGGCGCGCAGCTGCTGCTGGAAGACGGCACCGTGGTCCACATTCATGCAGCAGAAGAAGAACTGCTGGAAGTCACCGCGAAGAACCCGCTGCACCTCACCGAACTGGCGTGGCACATCGGCAACCGGCACCTCGCCGCCGCCATCTATCCCGACCGCATCCTGATCGCGCGCGACCACGTCATCACCGCCATGCTGGAAGGCCTTGGTGCGAAGGTGCGCGAAGTCAATGAACCGTTCAGTCCCGTGCGCGGTGCCTACAGCCACCAGCATTCGCATTCGCACGGACATACGCCATGAGCTCACAACATGGTCCCCTGCGCATCGGTATCGGCGGGCCGGTCGGCTCCGGCAAGACCACGCTGACCGAGAAGCTGTGCAAGGCGCTGCGTGATCGCCTCTCCATCGCGGTGATCACCAACGACATCTACACCAAGGAAGACGCGATGATCCTCGCGCGTCGGCAGGCATTGTCCGAAGACCGGATCATGGCGGTGGAAACCGGGGGCTGCCCGCACACCGCCATCCGCGAAGACGCGTCGATCAACCTGCAGGCGATTGCCGAGATGAACCGCGCCTTCCCTGACCTGGACGTGGTGTTCATCGAATCCGGTGGCGACAATCTGGCCGCTACATTCTCACCGGACCTGGCCGACCTTACCCTCTACGTGATCTCGGTCTGCCAGGGCGAGGAAATTCCGCGCAAGGGCGGGCCAGGCATCACCAAGTCTGACTTCCTGGTCATCAACAAGAGCGACCTCGCGCCGTACGTGGATGTTGATCTCGAGGTGATGCAGCGCGACGCGCTGAAAATGCGCGGCACCCGTCCGTTCGGCTTCACGGACCTTTCCAGAGGAAAAGGGCTGGATGAAATTGTCGACTTCATCATGGAAAACGGCGGGCTCCGCGCCTGACGCGGTGACGTCGGGCGATGCGACCGCGTTGCCCGATTCCACGGTCGAGGTGGCGCAGCTGTTCGGCTTCGACAGCGGCATGCGCGTACCCGCCTATGCAGAAGCAGGCGCGCACGTACCAGAGATCGATCCGGACTACGTATTCCATCGCGAGACCACGCTGGCCATTCTCGCCGGCTTCGCCCACCGGCGCCGGGTGATGGTCTCGGGCTACCACGGCACCGGCAAGTCCACCCATATCGAGCAGGTTGCGGCGCGGCTGAACTGGCCGTGCGTGCGCATCAACCTGGACAGCCATGTCAGCCGCATCGATCTGATCGGCAAGGACGCCATCGTGATCCGGGACGGCAGGCAGGTCACCGAGTTCCGCGATGGCATCCTGCCGTGGGCCTACCAGAACAACGTGGCGCTGGTACTCGATGAGTACGACGCCGGTCGGCCGGACGTGATGTTCGTCATCCAGCGCGTGCTGGAGTCCTCCAGCCGGCTTACCCTGCTCGACCAGGCGCGCGTGCTGTTGCCGCACCCCGCATTTCGCCTGTTCGCTACCGCCAACACGGTAGGGCTTGGCGACAGTACCGGCCTGTACCACGGCACGCAGCAGATCAACCAGGCGCAGATGGACCGCTGGTCGATCGTGGCCGCGCTCAACTACCTGGCGCAGGACGATGAAGTGGCGATCGTGCTGGCCAAGGCCAGGCACTACCGCAACGATGCGGGGCGCGAGACGGTGGTGCGGATGGTGCAGGTTGCGAATCTGACCCGCGCCGCATTCACCAACGGCGACATCGCCACGGTGATGAGCCCGCGCACGGTCATTACCTGGGCCGAGAACGCGGAGATCTTCGGCGACATCGCGTTTGCCTTCCGGATCACCTTCCTCAACAAGTGCGACGAACTGGAACGCGGCATCGTGGCGGAGTTCTATCAACGCGTCTTCGGCGAGGAGTTGCCGGAGTCGATAGCCAACGTGCAGTTGCGTTGACATGAACGCGAAGCATGGGCCGGCACAGGATGCGGTCCGGCTGGCCCTGGACGCATGCTCACGCGCCCTTGCAGGTGACCGCATCGTTGAACAGGCCGCTCCGCGAAGCAGTGTCGCGCTGACCCGGCTTGCCGTCACCCGAGGCATCAGCGATGCGCGTGCGCTGCGCCGGGCTCACCATGACGCGCGCATCCATGAGGACATGGCACCGAAGAACCCACAGGCGCGTGCGCTGTACGACGCGTTGGAGAACGTTCGCATTGAAGCCGTGGGAGCCGTTCGCATGCGCGGCGTAGCGCGAAACCTGGCTGCTGCATTGGAGAACGCGCTGGACGAGCGCGAGGCGGACGCAACGACGGCGCTTGCGCTGATCCTTCGAACGCGGCTGACCAGTGAGCCGTCGCCAGTGAGTGGAGCGGCGGCACTCGCGAAGCATGGTGCGTGGGTGCACGACCAGTTCGAAAATATGCTGCAGGAACTTCCATACGTTATGTACGAGCAGTCCAGCTTCGCACGTGTTGTCACCAGGCATCTGGATGCACTGACGGTCGATGTGTTGCTGGAAGCGCACATGGATCGCGCACCTTTGAACAACGCGGGCACCACGTGCACGGGTAACGCTGGCCAGAACAACGTGGCACGTGATGAACAGCGTGAGCACGTCGAAGAGGCGACCGGCTTGGACGAGCCCGCCGTTGCAGATGCGCCTTCACCCCCGGACAGGCGGGATGGACAGCCATTGAATCCGGCACGACTACGCGCGGCGAGCGGAGCGGTGGCCGCTGAGACCGGCTATCGCGTCTTCACCACCGAATTCGATCAGACTGCAAACGCGTGGGACCTTCGCACTCCGCAGGAGCTGCAGCGGCTGCGCGGTGTGCTGGACCGGCATCGCGCCGTGCACCGCGTCACCGTAGGGCGGCTGGCGGCGCGACTCCAGCGGCATCTGATGGCACGCCAGCAGCGCGACTGGGCGTTCGACCTCGAAGAAGGCGAGCTGGACACCGCCCGGGTTGCGCGCATCATCATCGACCCGACGCAGCCGCTGTCGTTCAAGCAGGAGCGCGAGAG encodes the following:
- the ureG gene encoding urease accessory protein UreG → MSSQHGPLRIGIGGPVGSGKTTLTEKLCKALRDRLSIAVITNDIYTKEDAMILARRQALSEDRIMAVETGGCPHTAIREDASINLQAIAEMNRAFPDLDVVFIESGGDNLAATFSPDLADLTLYVISVCQGEEIPRKGGPGITKSDFLVINKSDLAPYVDVDLEVMQRDALKMRGTRPFGFTDLSRGKGLDEIVDFIMENGGLRA
- a CDS encoding urease subunit beta, with translation MIPGEYFIEEGSIELNQGRERRSLQVSNSGDRPIQVGSHYHFFETNTALLFDRDQARGFRLNIPAGTAVRFEPGQDRTVELVALAGAREVYGFNGLIMGKL
- a CDS encoding urease accessory protein UreE; translation: MLKAIAVEDGSIEPGWLPRVSLGTLVLSYDERHVRRRALSLPSGEKILLDLPEPVVLASGAQLLLEDGTVVHIHAAEEELLEVTAKNPLHLTELAWHIGNRHLAAAIYPDRILIARDHVITAMLEGLGAKVREVNEPFSPVRGAYSHQHSHSHGHTP
- a CDS encoding cobaltochelatase CobT-related protein; translated protein: MNAKHGPAQDAVRLALDACSRALAGDRIVEQAAPRSSVALTRLAVTRGISDARALRRAHHDARIHEDMAPKNPQARALYDALENVRIEAVGAVRMRGVARNLAAALENALDEREADATTALALILRTRLTSEPSPVSGAAALAKHGAWVHDQFENMLQELPYVMYEQSSFARVVTRHLDALTVDVLLEAHMDRAPLNNAGTTCTGNAGQNNVARDEQREHVEEATGLDEPAVADAPSPPDRRDGQPLNPARLRAASGAVAAETGYRVFTTEFDQTANAWDLRTPQELQRLRGVLDRHRAVHRVTVGRLAARLQRHLMARQQRDWAFDLEEGELDTARVARIIIDPTQPLSFKQERESRFRDTAVTLLIDNSGSMHGRPIAVAAVCCDILAATLERCGVSVEILGFTTGAWNGGQPRETWLKAGRPAAPGRLNQTRHIIYKSARQPLRRARSSLGLMLCSDLLKENIDGEALLWAHQRLLARPEQRRLLIVVSDGAPADDATLSANPRDYLERHLRAVIDMIEKRSPVELVAIGMGHDVGRYYAGAVTIREPEQLAGALTDELGGLLVQRAAR
- the cobS gene encoding cobaltochelatase subunit CobS; this translates as MKLSTSSWKTAGSAPDAVTSGDATALPDSTVEVAQLFGFDSGMRVPAYAEAGAHVPEIDPDYVFHRETTLAILAGFAHRRRVMVSGYHGTGKSTHIEQVAARLNWPCVRINLDSHVSRIDLIGKDAIVIRDGRQVTEFRDGILPWAYQNNVALVLDEYDAGRPDVMFVIQRVLESSSRLTLLDQARVLLPHPAFRLFATANTVGLGDSTGLYHGTQQINQAQMDRWSIVAALNYLAQDDEVAIVLAKARHYRNDAGRETVVRMVQVANLTRAAFTNGDIATVMSPRTVITWAENAEIFGDIAFAFRITFLNKCDELERGIVAEFYQRVFGEELPESIANVQLR
- the ureA gene encoding urease subunit gamma codes for the protein MDLLPREKDKLLLFTAALVAERRKARGVKLNYPEAVALISAAVVEGARDGRTVADLMSYGATLLTRSDVMEGVAEMIHDIQVEATFPDGTKLVTVHNPIP
- a CDS encoding urease accessory protein UreD, which codes for MAANDWRGKLELWFEHQEGKTRLMRRQHVGPLAVQRAFYPETDGSAHVYILHPPGGIAGGDQLVIDCHLAEQARTVLTTPGATKFYRSEERTSMQQVRIDVAAGAVCEYLPQETIVFAGATASMKTQAVLAADAVYIGWDFVSFGRPAAGERFGAGTFRQCVEIVRDGEPIWFERFCVSGPEAVKDQPFVLAGQPIMGTLVYAGPSIEDAAARVRDTLGEDAQHVFSVSALERVVVCRYLGDHMSQAKSLFRRAWHVLREGGIGKGGVAPRIWAT